Part of the Cercospora beticola chromosome 5, complete sequence genome is shown below.
CCTGCCCTGCCCGCAGCTGCCTTTCCTTCCCTGATTTCTTTGTTCGAAACTCTGTCTGACGAGCCTGCGTAAGCCGCGTGCGTACCGCATCTCGAAACACTCGAAACTCGacacctcctcctcacctAGTCGCTCATTTCTCGCGACTGCACCGTGTCCTCGCCATCACCGTCCACCGTTCGGGCTTCGAAGAGCATCACCACACTCCACCCGCTGCCGTCCAAAACGCCACGCATCCTGCCGAGACAAAGCCTCATCGATCCGCGTTGATCGATCGCCGCCGCATGCTGACACACCTCGCGACGACATGGCGGGCTCGACGCGATACGTGCGATACATTGtcttcgccttcatcgccctaatcctcatcttcttcatctcctcgtcatcatcacgcGTGCCCGGCGCCGAACACATCCAATCCGCATCAGAACTGCTTAAGGCGCAAGGGATATGGAAAGGCACGCAACAGGGTTCGAAAGCACCTGCGCAAGCACCTTCGGGAAAGACGGGCAATGCTGGCATTGTCGGAGAGGGCGAGCAGAACTTACCTGTGAACCACGCAGGCAACCCAGTTGCGGTGCCTCACGATGCTGAAGTTCCCAACGCTGCTGGGCCCGACCATCTATCCACTTCACCGAACCCAGCACCCGGCACACAGACCCATCTCTCGAACACTGCGCCAGGCCCGCGCATGAACGCCACCTTCGTGACACTCGCTCGCAACAGTGATGTGTGGGAGATTTCCAGGTCGATCCGCCAGGTCGAAGATCGCTTCAACCACGCCTACAACTACGACTGGGTTTTCCTCAACGACGCTGAATTCGACGACACATTCGTCAAGGTGACCACGGCTTTGACTTCCGGCAAGGCAAAGTACGGCAAGATTGACAAGGAGCATTGGGGATTCCCAGAATGGATCGATCAGGAtaaggcgaagaaggtgcgAGAGGACATGCACGAGCGCAAGATCATCTACGGAGACAGCATCAGCTACCGTCACATGTGCAGATATGAGTCCGGGTTCTTCTTCCGTCACCCACTCATGCTCGACTACGAGTGGTACTGGCGTGTGGAGCCCAGCATTGAGCTTTACTGCGATATCGCCTACGACCCATTCAAATTCATGGCtgagaacaagaagaagtactctTTTGTGCTCTCGCTGTACGAATACGTCGAGACGATTCCAACGCTGTGGGACAGTGTGAAGAAATTCATCTCCAC
Proteins encoded:
- the KTR1 gene encoding alpha-1,2-mannosyltransferase ktr1 (CAZy:GT15~antiSMASH:Cluster_4) yields the protein MAGSTRYVRYIVFAFIALILIFFISSSSSRVPGAEHIQSASELLKAQGIWKGTQQGSKAPAQAPSGKTGNAGIVGEGEQNLPVNHAGNPVAVPHDAEVPNAAGPDHLSTSPNPAPGTQTHLSNTAPGPRMNATFVTLARNSDVWEISRSIRQVEDRFNHAYNYDWVFLNDAEFDDTFVKVTTALTSGKAKYGKIDKEHWGFPEWIDQDKAKKVREDMHERKIIYGDSISYRHMCRYESGFFFRHPLMLDYEWYWRVEPSIELYCDIAYDPFKFMAENKKKYSFVLSLYEYVETIPTLWDSVKKFISTNPQYIEKDNAMEWISDDGGNTYNHCHFWSNFEIGNLNWLRSDAYIDYFTHLDKEGGFFYERWGDAPIHSIAAALMLKKEEIHFFNDIAYYHVPFTHCPTGEQTRLDLKCHCNPKDNFDWNGYSCTKRWYDINKMPMPEGYEKEQ